The DNA region GCAGTTGGAGGACCCCAAGCTCGCTCGCGGTATCGTTCGGCGCGGGGTGATAGAGGTGGTAACCCCAGGCGTGGCGCTCTACGACAAGCTGCTGGAGGCTAAGCAGAGCCGCTATGTAGCTGCCCTAGCATTGCCGTTGCGGGTTGGACGAGCTGTTGGGATCGCGATCGCCGATGCTTCGACGGGTGAGTTCTTCGTCACGGAAGTTCCTGCCGAGAGTGCTTTGGGGGTGCTGGAGGGATTTGCTCCGGCGGAGATCCTGGTTGCCCGGCGCGACTACGGTACGGTTCGCGAGTGGGAGCAGCAACTCATCTGGCGGCCTACTCTGACCCGGCTGGAGGACTGGCTCGTAGAGGAGGGATTTGCACGGCAGCTACTGCAGCGCCACTTTGGGGTCGGGAGCCTGAAGGGATTCGGCGTGGAGCATCTCTCGGAAGGGCTTGCGGCGGCGGGAGCGGTGCTGCACTACATTCGGGAGACCCAACAGGAGCAGGCCGTACACCTCCGCAGCATCCGCTACTACGCCGCCTCCGAGTACATGGAGCTGGATGCGGCAACACGCCGAAACTTGGAACTCTTGGCGACGGTTGCCGAGGGGCGTACTGACGGAAGTCTATGGCGTGTGCTTGATAAGACGCTCACCCCCATGGGAGGACGGCTCCTCAAGTTTTGGCTCCACCATCCACTGCGCCGTCCGGAGGCCATCCGTCCGCGGTTAGCAGCAGTGCGAGTGCTGTGCGAGCATGCAACTCTGCGGCAACAGCTCCGACAGCTCCTGCCGCAGCTTGGCGACATTGAGCGTCTGCTTTCGCGGATCGCAACGAAGCGAGCGCTCCCGCGGGAGTATCTCTGGCTTGGGCAGAGCATTGCGGTGTGCCAGCAGATCGTGATGCTCCTTCGGCAGCTTCCGCTCGAGGGCCTTCTCGGTGAGTTTGCTTGGGAAGATCTCGTGTCGCCCGTGCTCCCGCTAGGGCGGCGGCTGCAAGGGGTGTTCCAGGAGTCTCCAGCGTCGGAGTTCGGTCGCGGTGCCATTTTCCGTCCCGGCTTCTCGCCCGAGCTGGACGAGCTGCAGCAGCTCCTCCGGTCCAGTAAGGAATGGCTTGCACGATACCAGGAGAGCGAGCGCCAGAGGACGGGAATCCCTTCGCTCAAAGTCGGATACAACGCTGTCTTCGGCTACTACATCGAGGTGACTCACGCACACCGCTCCAAAGTGCCGCCCGACTACGAGCGGAAGCAGACGTTGACGAATGCAGAGCGCTACACGACGCCTGTGCTCAAGGAGATGGAGCTGAAGCTGCTCAATGCCGAGCAGCGTATCGCCGCACTGGAGCAGGAGCTCCTCGAAGGACTACGGCAAGAGGTCCTCCAGAGCGTTGAGCAGTTGCAAGCCGTTGCAAAAGCGCTGGCGACCCTTGACTGTTTGCAGAGCTTGGCGGAAGTGGCGC from Candidatus Kapaibacterium sp. includes:
- the mutS gene encoding DNA mismatch repair protein MutS produces the protein MSRPAETPLMRQYRQIKQQYPDTIVLFRLGDFYETFEEDAAITARVCGIALTRRNNGAAGDVPMAGFPHHQLDTYLPKLVRAGYRVAVCEQLEDPKLARGIVRRGVIEVVTPGVALYDKLLEAKQSRYVAALALPLRVGRAVGIAIADASTGEFFVTEVPAESALGVLEGFAPAEILVARRDYGTVREWEQQLIWRPTLTRLEDWLVEEGFARQLLQRHFGVGSLKGFGVEHLSEGLAAAGAVLHYIRETQQEQAVHLRSIRYYAASEYMELDAATRRNLELLATVAEGRTDGSLWRVLDKTLTPMGGRLLKFWLHHPLRRPEAIRPRLAAVRVLCEHATLRQQLRQLLPQLGDIERLLSRIATKRALPREYLWLGQSIAVCQQIVMLLRQLPLEGLLGEFAWEDLVSPVLPLGRRLQGVFQESPASEFGRGAIFRPGFSPELDELQQLLRSSKEWLARYQESERQRTGIPSLKVGYNAVFGYYIEVTHAHRSKVPPDYERKQTLTNAERYTTPVLKEMELKLLNAEQRIAALEQELLEGLRQEVLQSVEQLQAVAKALATLDCLQSLAEVAQEYGYTEPEVDDSEVIDIRAGRHPVVERLLPAGEQYVPNDTYLDTEREQLHVVTGPNMSGKSCYLRQVGLIVLLAQIGSFVPARRARIGVVDRIFTRVGAHDNITGGESTFLVEMHEAAAILHNATRRSLILLDEVGRGTATFDGISIAWAIAEYIHEFIRARTLFATHYHELNVLAERYPRIRAYHAEVREVEGKLVFTHRIVPGGTDHSFGIHVAQMAGIPEWVIRRAEEIMAVLEAEHGCSAASALRANVTTAPQPVQLSIFTLMDNPLREQLRRIDPNTLTPLQALQVLAELCQQARQGS